The Papaver somniferum cultivar HN1 chromosome 3, ASM357369v1, whole genome shotgun sequence genome includes a region encoding these proteins:
- the LOC113359796 gene encoding uncharacterized protein LOC113359796 has translation MADEGHNRALYVTGLIKDSEFKRALVDTGASKNIITMKTLKAAKFPQNKIVLHPILMTGFEGSQIHTYGYAYIDLKVGPIQSKTKFHVIEQEPDYHMILGQPWLYDNKVVPSTYHQCMKALLNNKIVRIAASASPYAPVYDAEFLESQQDIPEPPNKIHSTPLPIWKSIEEEVTDKPSSSDVKSIKSSATPIKRRKGQVSTPRSNFITSHDAEGRTI, from the coding sequence ATGGCAGATGAAGGACATAACCGAGCTCTATACGTAACCGGTCttatcaaagactctgaattcaagAGAGCTCTCGTTGACACAGGCGCTTCCAAAAATAtcatcactatgaagactctcaaggcgGCCAAATTCCCACAGAATAAGATTGTTCTCCATCCTATCTTGATGACAGGTTTTGAGGGAAGTCAGATTCATacatatgggtacgcatacatAGACTTGAAGGTGGGGCCCATTCAATCAAAGACCAAGTTTCACGTGATCGAACAGGAgcctgactatcacatgatactcggacaaCCATGGCTCTATGACAATAAAGTGGtcccttcaacataccatcaatgcatgaaggctctgctcaaTAACAAAATCGTTCGTATTGCGGCTTCAGCATCTCCTTACGCCCCAGTGTATGACGCTGAATTCCTCGAGTCTCAGCAGGACATCCCTGAACCTCCGAACAAGATTCACAGCACTCCACTCCCAATCTGGAAGTCCATTGAAGAAGAAGTCACGGATAAACCATCATCCTCAGACGTTAAGTCGATTAAGTCGTCTGCTACGCCGATTAAGCGCCGCAAAGGTCAAGTCTCAACTCCTAGATCTAACTTCATAACCAGTCATGATGCGGAGGGGAGAACCATTTAA